The genomic segment CTCTTTCTCTGACTTCCATTCTTTCCCTCCCACTTTGCACATTCCCTCCTGTTAGAAGAAAAATATACCAAGAAACTCAAAGCCTCAATACCAATAACACTAATAATAATCACTCATATGATTCTATCATGTGTTGCTTACCAGTGGTGTTGTGTCCACCAAGGTGGCTGCTGCTTCCACCGAATTCGTCGGTGGCATAAGTAACAGTGTTCGGTGTAGGCTGAGACACTGGGGACACCTCCTGATGACGATATTCATCAGGCCACTCTTCAAACATCAAAAACTCGGAGAACTGATCGAGACTGGAGTCATCAACCATGTTGTCATTCTCAGGAGACTGATCCATATGTGATTTAAACTTAGTGTTGCTATTGCTACTAGGACTGCCCGACATCATTTGCTTGCTACACAAGTGAACTTGGTTTGTGCAGATATATTATTAGGGATAGATTGTGTGAGGTGGGTTCATGGAGAGCTTCCTACGTAATAATAAGGAAGCTTCAAAGATAATTCTTAGTAAGTAAGAAGTGCCActtagccaaaaaaaaaatacagcggAGAGAAAGGTATTGATTTGGAGgtaatgaggaagaagaagacaaaTGAGGGAGTGGGGCATGGGAATGACTTGGGAGAAAGTCTTTGTTATGTTATGAgccttttgtttttaaagacctTTGTTCTGTATGAATTAAAGTAGGCTTTAGGGTCCCGTGGTTAGACCAACCCCTTCATAACGGAGAAGAATATGAGTCAAAAGTGAtgttgatttatatatatatatacacatatacatgTACAGATCCTCTTACATGACCCAATTATATGTATTTAATTTTAGCTTTAGATTTTAGGGGTCTTCATTGGGCCGGTTGGGTAGATTTTTGATAAATCCAAACTTATAATTGGGTTGGTACTTTTCAACCTGTAACAcacccaattaaaaaaaaaattgaagttcaATCCGACCATCGGTTTG from the Humulus lupulus chromosome X, drHumLupu1.1, whole genome shotgun sequence genome contains:
- the LOC133805281 gene encoding probable WRKY transcription factor 50; its protein translation is MMSGSPSSNSNTKFKSHMDQSPENDNMVDDSSLDQFSEFLMFEEWPDEYRHQEVSPVSQPTPNTVTYATDEFGGSSSHLGGHNTTGGNVQSGRERMEVRERVAFKTKSEIEILDDGFKWRKYGKKMVKNSPNPRNYYRCSVDGCPVKKRVERDREDPMYVITTYEGVHNHQSSF